In one window of Drosophila mauritiana strain mau12 chromosome X, ASM438214v1, whole genome shotgun sequence DNA:
- the LOC117147231 gene encoding lachesin-like, with the protein MFETQLNLVLIPQPYDPVNLRSLKSTPTLDHLNARVAWIKADAKAILAIHEHVITNNDRLSVQHNDYNTWTLNIRGVKMEDAGKYMCQVNTDPMKMQTATLEVVIPPDIINEETSGDMMVPEGGSAKLVCRARGHPKPKITWRREDGREIIARNGSHQKTKAQSVEGEMLTLSKITRSEMGAYMCIASNGVPPTVSKRMKLQVHFHPLVQVPNQLVGAPVLTDVTLICNVEASPKAINYWQRENGEMIIAGDRYALTEKENNMYAIEMILHIKRLQSSDFGGYKCISKNSIGDTEGTIRLYEMERPGKKILRDDDLNEVSKNEVVQKDTRSEDGSRNLNGRLYKDRAPDQHPASGSDPLLGRGTMRLIGTFLLALLVLFTALDEAWPTTLSCRTKGGRQKKAKETSWNGRRGRDGREDGHAAEWRQCWERSALSWRRSAPPELDYYSLIQL; encoded by the exons ATGTTCGAAACCCAACTTAACCTGGTGTTAATTCCACAACCATATGATCCCGTGAACCTGCGTTCGTTGAAATCGACACCAACATTGGACCATCTTAACGCTCGG GTCGCCTGGATTAAGGCCGATGCCAAGGCAATTCTGGCCATTCACGAGCACGTGATAACCAACAATGATCGATTATCGGTGCAGCACAACGACTACAACACATGGACGCTCAACATACGCGGCGTCAAAATGGAGGACGCCGGCAAATACATGTGTCAGGTCAACACGGATCCCATGAAGATGCAG ACGGCCACCTTGGAAGTGGTCATCCCACCGGACATTATAAACGAAGAGACCTCCGGAGACATGATGGTCCCAGAGGGCGGATCCGCCAAGCTCGTTTGCCGAGCACGTGGTCATCCGAAGCCGAAGATCACGTGGCGACGCGAAGATGGCAGGGAGATTATTGCCCGCAACGGCTCGCACCAGAAAACCAAAG CACAATCGGTGGAGGGCGAAATGCTGACGCTGTCGAAGATCACGCGATCGGAAATGGGCGCCTACATGTGCATTGCCTCCAACGGAGTGCCGCCGACGGTGAGCAAGCGGATGAAGCTACAGGTGCACT TTCATCCGCTGGTGCAAGTGCCAAATCAATTGGTCGGCGCCCCGGTCCTTACGGATGTCACATTAATTTGCAATGTCGAGGCATCGCCGAAGGCCATCAATTATTGGCAGCGCGAGAATG GTGAAATGATTATTGCCGGCGATCGTTACGCGCTCACCGAAAAGGAGAATAATATGTATGCCATCGAGATGATTCTGCACATCAAGCGGCTGCAGTCAAGCGATTTCGGCGGCTACAAATGTATATCGAAAAACAGCATTGGCGACACGGAGGGCACCATCCGTCTATATG AAATGGAGCGTCCCGGGAAGAAAATCCTCCGTGATGATGATCTCAACGAAGTGTCG AAAAACGAGGTGGTGCAGAAGGACACGCGCAGCGAGGATGGCTCACGCAACCTGAACGGCAGACTCTACAAGGACCGCGCTCCGGATCAGCACCCGGCCAGCGGGAGTGACCCGCTGCTCGGACGCGGGACAATGCGGCTAATCGGGACATTTCTATTAGCCTTATTGGTATTATTCACGGCGCTGGACGAGGCCTGGCCAACAACATTGTCCTGCCGCACAAAAGGCGGCAGACAAAAGAAGGCCAAGGAAACGAGCTGGAACGGGCGGCGGGGCAGGGACGGCAGAGAGGATGGGCACGCGGCTGAGTGGAGGCAGTGCTGGGAGAGATCGGCGCTTAGTTGGAGGCGGTCAGCGCCTCCGGAGTTAGATTATTATAGCTTAATTCAATTGTAA
- the LOC117148402 gene encoding uncharacterized protein LOC117148402: MMNLLVVKESGERIADISCSQEHTTQYLPKLSQVAKHRKLAQLEIASGSGFLGSGTGTGTGSGCGPAIRWQLLLLLLLCNCIDLTVSNKISSVGAFEPDFVIPLENVTIAQGRDATFTCVVNNLGGHRVSGDGSSAPAKVCIGFKRSVEFSTSVPFRSVSISFRFVSFRLLSFCFRSLPFRFICHFKCTICI; encoded by the exons ATGATGAACTTGCTGGTGGTGAAGGAGAGCGGCGAGCGGATCGCCGACATCAGCTGTAGCCAGGAGCATACTACCCAATATTTACCAAAACTGTCCCAAGTAGCCAAACATCGCAAGCTGGCGCAGCTCGAGATTGCATCAGGATCGGGATTTTTGGGATCAGGAACGGGAACCGGAACCGGAAGTGGGTGCGGTCCAGCTATTCGGTGGCAgctactgctactgctgctgctctgtAACTGCATTG ATCTTACCGTTTCGAACAAAATCTCCTCAGTGGGCGCCTTCGAGCCGGACTTTGTGATTCCGCTGGAGAACGTGACCATCGCCCAAGGTCGGGACGCGACCTTCACGTGCGTGGTGAACAATCTCGGGGGTCATCGGGTGAGTGGTGACGGTTCGTCAGCCCCAGCCAAGGTATGTATCGGTTTCAAGCGCAGCGTTGAATTCTCAACttccgttccgttccgttccgtttCGATTAGTTTCCggttcgtttcgtttcgaCTCCTTTCGTTTTGTTTCCGATCTCTTCCGTTCCGTTTCATTTGTCATTTCAAGTGCACAATATGCATATAA